A part of Synechococcus sp. KORDI-49 genomic DNA contains:
- a CDS encoding methyltransferase domain-containing protein produces the protein MNFTTSLAAKSQKADFLLSRIKLLYRTFFRPNRTGGISGERYALELINRNLNLISLHMDIDDPKSLAVCEIGPGDSVALGYLWLAMGFSSYDAFDAFPYASIDKSREHANSVVNYLIDNYSKSPVLPYTVRNLRSFSPTINPLLKRLSFDHTFEKHISYQAPYSFDQIQANSYDIIYSQACFEHVGDLDELYASIYRALKPNGVLLTQIDFKSHGLSRLWNGHYRNTAEHVRNLSKSSHVYQWINGVTPTQHLKIALSESFEIEYQHREYLDSSFEVSDISENALGSGISIQDLLTESMTIVARK, from the coding sequence ATGAATTTTACTACCTCCCTCGCTGCAAAAAGTCAAAAAGCCGACTTTTTACTCTCAAGGATCAAACTCTTATATCGTACCTTTTTTAGGCCAAATCGTACTGGAGGTATTTCTGGAGAGAGGTATGCACTAGAGCTTATTAATCGGAACCTTAATCTTATCTCTTTGCATATGGATATAGATGATCCTAAATCTTTGGCTGTTTGTGAAATTGGTCCCGGTGATTCTGTTGCACTTGGTTATTTATGGTTAGCCATGGGGTTTTCTTCATACGATGCTTTTGATGCATTCCCTTATGCAAGTATTGATAAAAGCAGAGAGCATGCGAATTCAGTCGTGAATTATTTAATTGACAATTATTCCAAGAGCCCGGTGTTGCCATATACTGTGCGTAATTTACGCTCATTTTCGCCCACAATAAATCCTTTACTCAAGAGACTGTCCTTCGATCATACTTTTGAGAAGCATATCTCTTACCAAGCTCCCTATTCTTTTGATCAGATTCAAGCTAACTCCTATGACATTATATATTCACAAGCCTGCTTTGAACACGTTGGAGATTTAGATGAATTATACGCTAGTATCTATAGGGCTTTAAAGCCTAATGGAGTTCTTCTTACACAAATAGATTTCAAATCTCATGGCTTATCTCGTCTCTGGAATGGACACTATCGAAATACAGCGGAGCATGTTCGAAATCTAAGTAAATCCTCTCATGTATATCAATGGATCAATGGTGTAACTCCCACGCAGCATCTTAAAATTGCCTTGTCAGAATCCTTTGAAATTGAATATCAGCATCGCGAGTACCTAGATTCTTCTTTTGAAGTATCAGATATTTCAGAAAATGCCTTAGGGTCCGGCATATCAATCCAAGATTTACTGACCGAGTCAATGACAATTGTTGCCCGTAAATGA
- a CDS encoding ABC transporter ATP-binding protein encodes MSAQLKPTSDSSTWYLLSGIWLHLSKRRRFQFVFLLMVMLFSGASELLSLGSVLPFLAVISDTDRAWKYPIVQLFAGKFGLTDSSQLLLPATLSFALAALMSALIRLFNLWLNGQFAARVGSDLSCEAYRRTLYQNYIVHLQRNSAAVITSITTEISRTVRALTSFLQMLTSAVVALSLFIGLLLIDWKVALGTIALFSAIYSLLAITAKRDLQRNSQRIAVFAKLQIKALQEGLGAIRDVLLKGTQSTYVMVYRQADLPQRQLLAKNQFLAAFPRYAVESLAMVAIAFLAALLVFQQGSGGVVIPLLGALALGAQRLLPALQQVYSGWAVLKGANASISAVLSMLNQELPQILAPVKSLPLKYNICFEDVHFSYSSDQVSILDGVNFEIMRGERIGLVGMTGAGKSTILDLLMGLIAPTRGKILIDGMDLHDPDHPERLAEWRSAIEHVPQNIYLADSSFSENIAFGIETQRIDISKVQQAAKSAMIADYIESTPNSYNTFVGERGVRLSGGQCQRLGIARALYDQAQLLVLDEATSALDTATEESVMASLDSLSKDTTIIMIAHRLTTLEKCDRILELKDGKVLLQSSDNQIKLTDYNYLQ; translated from the coding sequence ATGTCTGCACAATTAAAACCAACATCTGATTCCTCAACATGGTACTTGCTAAGCGGTATCTGGCTGCATCTAAGTAAACGCCGACGATTTCAGTTTGTCTTTCTCTTGATGGTGATGCTTTTTAGTGGTGCATCTGAGCTTCTCTCTTTGGGCTCAGTGCTTCCCTTTCTGGCAGTCATTAGTGACACTGATCGAGCCTGGAAGTATCCGATAGTTCAGCTCTTCGCTGGCAAATTTGGCTTAACTGACTCCAGTCAGTTGCTATTACCCGCAACCTTGAGCTTTGCTTTGGCAGCTTTAATGTCCGCGCTCATTAGGCTCTTCAATCTTTGGCTCAATGGTCAATTTGCAGCTCGAGTAGGATCTGATTTGAGTTGCGAGGCTTATCGGCGAACTCTATATCAAAATTATATAGTACATTTACAACGTAATAGCGCAGCTGTAATTACGAGTATTACTACTGAGATCAGTAGAACTGTTCGGGCTCTTACATCTTTCCTCCAGATGCTCACATCAGCAGTAGTTGCGTTAAGCCTTTTTATCGGTCTTCTCCTAATTGATTGGAAAGTGGCTCTCGGTACTATTGCCTTGTTTAGTGCAATTTATTCATTGCTTGCTATTACTGCAAAACGAGATCTGCAAAGAAACAGTCAGAGAATAGCTGTGTTTGCAAAGCTTCAGATTAAGGCGTTGCAAGAAGGTCTTGGCGCAATTCGCGATGTTTTGCTGAAAGGAACACAAAGTACTTATGTAATGGTGTATAGACAAGCAGACCTGCCTCAGCGACAACTCTTAGCTAAGAATCAGTTTCTTGCAGCTTTTCCAAGATATGCCGTTGAATCGCTAGCAATGGTAGCGATTGCTTTTCTTGCAGCTTTGCTTGTTTTTCAGCAGGGATCTGGTGGTGTAGTGATCCCGCTTCTGGGGGCATTAGCTCTTGGTGCGCAGAGGTTGTTACCTGCCTTGCAACAGGTCTACAGCGGTTGGGCAGTTTTAAAAGGTGCAAACGCCAGCATCTCAGCAGTTCTTTCTATGCTCAATCAGGAATTACCTCAGATTCTGGCACCAGTTAAATCACTTCCTTTAAAATACAATATTTGTTTCGAGGATGTTCATTTTAGTTATTCTTCAGATCAAGTTAGCATACTTGATGGTGTTAATTTTGAAATAATGCGAGGTGAGCGCATTGGCTTGGTCGGCATGACTGGCGCTGGCAAAAGTACAATTTTGGATCTCTTGATGGGTTTGATTGCACCTACTCGCGGAAAAATTTTAATAGATGGAATGGATTTGCACGATCCTGATCATCCAGAGCGTCTTGCTGAATGGCGTTCTGCAATTGAACACGTACCACAAAATATTTATTTAGCTGATAGTTCATTCTCAGAGAATATTGCTTTTGGCATCGAGACTCAACGTATTGATATTTCCAAAGTTCAACAGGCTGCCAAGAGTGCAATGATTGCTGATTATATAGAATCTACTCCTAATAGTTATAACACTTTTGTTGGTGAGCGAGGTGTACGACTCAGTGGAGGTCAGTGTCAACGTCTAGGTATAGCTAGAGCTCTCTACGATCAAGCTCAACTCCTAGTTCTTGATGAGGCAACTAGTGCGTTAGACACTGCAACTGAAGAGTCTGTTATGGCTTCTCTGGATTCCTTGAGCAAGGATACCACTATCATTATGATCGCTCATAGATTAACTACTCTTGAAAAATGTGATCGCATTCTTGAGCTAAAAGACGGTAAGGTTTTGCTACAATCCTCTGACAATCAAATAAAGCTAACTGACTATAATTATCTCCAATGA
- a CDS encoding nucleotide sugar dehydrogenase produces the protein MTTNLPSLNNCTVAVIGLGYVGLPLAVEFAKPQACRRTGYSLNRRVIGFDINIRRLEQLRQGVDSTNEICAAELKASQYLQFTNDPAQLAEADVFIVTVPTPIDSAKRPDLTPLEKASATVGRALMQRFSASMPVVIYESTVYPGATEEVCVPILERESGLVFNQGFSCGYSPERINPGDKEHRLTMITKVTSGSTKEAAVWVDGLYGSIIEAGTHLTSTLKVAEAAKVIENTQRDLNIALVNELAIMFRQMGIDTLDVLKAAGTKWNFLPFTPGLVGGHCIGVDPYYLTYKAEQLGYHPQVVLAGRRINDGMGRWIVEQLVLEMARRAKVIAGAKILVLGFSFKQNCPDLRNTRVVDVVRALNCYGMEPILVDPWVNAEEAQHEYGLFVSDSIPSDERYSAVIAAVAHKQFIEFPVERWQSFIGDEGILLDLKGVIPRSLQPLRI, from the coding sequence ATGACGACAAACCTTCCTTCTCTCAATAATTGCACGGTCGCGGTCATTGGCTTGGGTTATGTCGGCTTGCCGCTTGCAGTGGAATTTGCAAAGCCTCAGGCTTGCCGTCGTACTGGTTATTCACTGAACCGTCGGGTTATTGGCTTTGATATCAATATTCGGCGGCTAGAGCAGCTTCGCCAGGGGGTTGACAGCACAAACGAAATTTGTGCTGCGGAGCTGAAAGCGTCGCAGTATCTTCAGTTCACCAACGATCCTGCTCAGTTGGCAGAAGCAGATGTTTTTATTGTGACGGTGCCTACGCCGATCGATAGTGCTAAACGACCAGATCTCACACCACTAGAGAAAGCTAGTGCAACTGTTGGTCGAGCACTGATGCAACGCTTCTCAGCCAGCATGCCAGTGGTTATTTACGAAAGCACGGTATATCCAGGGGCGACTGAAGAGGTGTGTGTGCCAATCTTGGAGCGTGAATCAGGCCTTGTTTTTAATCAGGGTTTTTCTTGCGGCTATAGCCCTGAGCGAATTAATCCGGGTGATAAAGAGCATCGACTCACCATGATCACTAAAGTGACCAGCGGCAGCACAAAAGAGGCTGCGGTCTGGGTTGATGGCTTATATGGTTCGATCATCGAGGCAGGTACCCACTTGACTTCGACTTTGAAGGTGGCGGAGGCTGCGAAGGTGATTGAAAACACTCAGCGCGACTTGAATATTGCCTTGGTCAATGAGTTAGCAATTATGTTTCGTCAAATGGGAATAGATACTCTTGATGTACTGAAAGCTGCAGGAACTAAGTGGAATTTTTTACCATTTACCCCTGGCTTAGTGGGTGGTCATTGTATCGGTGTAGATCCTTATTACCTCACTTATAAAGCGGAACAGTTGGGTTACCACCCCCAAGTGGTTTTAGCTGGTCGCCGAATCAATGATGGTATGGGTCGTTGGATTGTAGAACAGCTCGTTTTAGAAATGGCTCGTAGGGCTAAGGTAATTGCCGGTGCTAAGATATTGGTTTTGGGATTTAGCTTTAAGCAAAATTGTCCGGATCTGCGTAATACTCGTGTAGTTGACGTTGTCAGGGCTCTCAATTGTTATGGTATGGAGCCAATTCTTGTTGATCCATGGGTGAATGCGGAGGAGGCACAGCATGAATACGGGCTTTTTGTTTCTGATTCAATTCCATCGGATGAACGATACAGTGCTGTTATTGCAGCTGTGGCACACAAGCAGTTTATAGAGTTTCCAGTTGAGAGATGGCAGTCTTTTATTGGAGATGAGGGTATTTTGCTTGACCTTAAGGGAGTAATCCCCCGTTCATTGCAACCTCTGCGTATTTGA
- a CDS encoding sulfotransferase, which produces MSHVIYVVGQGRSGTSLLHVILSCHNDFYGIPEEKFTKDKLLTKGLPVYLGKYIDINGSTPDNFVIKSPLLISCIPTLLASSKGFKISIVQTIRNPCNVYNSRIRADWSRSQHLMRHFIAIYSQYSAHYMNRFFFPHLMTSVKYEHLIEKPEDTIKQILLDLNLDFDPKCFCHHQHFPEQLRPRVDELQWKKNISSQIKSFGTNDQTFRCTPQCEKNSDNRLEQNMLKLKKALIFILFPKNHGLMTTAWSCLFFPYIFITWILTYLKYR; this is translated from the coding sequence ATGAGCCACGTTATTTATGTTGTTGGTCAAGGTCGATCCGGCACATCGCTCCTACATGTAATTTTATCCTGCCATAATGATTTTTATGGAATACCTGAGGAGAAATTTACTAAAGATAAATTATTAACTAAAGGATTGCCGGTATATCTTGGCAAATATATTGATATCAATGGTTCCACTCCAGATAATTTTGTCATTAAGTCACCCCTATTAATAAGTTGCATACCAACGCTGTTAGCTTCTTCAAAAGGGTTTAAAATCTCTATTGTCCAAACAATAAGGAATCCCTGCAATGTATATAATTCCAGAATACGCGCAGACTGGTCGCGTAGTCAGCATTTGATGCGCCATTTTATTGCCATATATTCTCAATATTCTGCCCACTATATGAATAGATTTTTCTTTCCACATCTTATGACGTCTGTAAAATATGAGCATCTAATTGAAAAGCCTGAAGATACAATAAAACAAATATTACTAGATCTTAATCTTGATTTTGATCCGAAGTGTTTTTGTCATCATCAACATTTCCCCGAGCAGCTGCGGCCACGAGTAGATGAATTGCAATGGAAAAAAAATATTTCATCGCAAATCAAGAGCTTTGGGACTAATGATCAGACTTTTCGCTGTACTCCACAGTGCGAAAAAAATTCTGATAACAGGCTAGAGCAAAATATGTTAAAATTAAAAAAGGCGTTGATTTTTATCTTGTTTCCAAAAAATCACGGCCTTATGACTACTGCCTGGTCCTGCCTCTTCTTTCCATACATTTTCATAACATGGATTTTGACCTACTTGAAATACAGATAA
- a CDS encoding NAD-dependent epimerase, whose product MTVLVTGAAGFIGYHLSRRILKQGTPVVGFDNVNPYYDPFLKRARIAQLEAAASAAGTAFQLIEADLEDREAVEYAFQQHMPQKVVNLAAQAGVRYSIENPAAYIQSNLVGFGHILEGCRHHGVEHLVYASSSSVYGGNTRMPFSEHHSVDHPVSLYAASKKANELMAHTYSHLYGLPATGLRFFTVYGPWGRPDMALFLFTKAMLAGEPIQVFNNGEMVRDFTYVDDIVESLVRLLDKPARAETGFDPFHPDPSTSWAPHRVFNIGNSTPTPLMDYIEAVENALGVNAIKEFLPMQPGDVPATAADTSALEAWTGFKPNTPVKVGVSHFVSWYREFYGA is encoded by the coding sequence ATGACTGTTTTGGTAACCGGCGCCGCCGGCTTCATCGGCTATCACCTAAGCCGTCGGATTCTGAAGCAGGGAACACCTGTGGTGGGCTTTGACAACGTCAACCCCTACTACGACCCATTCCTTAAGCGCGCGCGCATCGCCCAGTTGGAGGCTGCAGCCTCAGCAGCCGGTACTGCTTTCCAGCTGATCGAGGCTGACCTGGAAGATCGGGAGGCTGTGGAATATGCCTTCCAGCAGCACATGCCTCAGAAGGTAGTGAACCTTGCGGCCCAAGCCGGGGTTCGTTACTCAATCGAGAATCCTGCGGCCTATATACAGAGCAACCTGGTGGGCTTTGGCCACATCCTGGAGGGCTGCCGCCACCATGGCGTGGAGCATCTTGTGTATGCCAGCAGCAGCTCTGTGTATGGCGGCAACACGCGGATGCCCTTCTCGGAGCACCACAGCGTTGATCATCCAGTGAGTCTGTATGCAGCCAGCAAGAAGGCTAACGAATTAATGGCTCACACCTATAGCCATCTCTATGGTCTCCCGGCTACTGGTCTTCGCTTTTTTACGGTTTATGGTCCGTGGGGCCGGCCAGATATGGCGTTGTTTTTGTTCACCAAGGCGATGCTGGCTGGTGAGCCGATTCAAGTGTTCAACAACGGTGAGATGGTTCGTGATTTCACCTATGTAGATGACATTGTAGAAAGCCTGGTGCGCTTGCTTGATAAGCCTGCGAGAGCTGAGACTGGCTTTGATCCCTTCCATCCAGATCCGTCCACCAGTTGGGCACCGCATCGCGTGTTCAATATCGGTAACTCCACCCCAACTCCGCTGATGGATTACATCGAGGCAGTCGAGAATGCGTTGGGTGTTAACGCAATTAAAGAGTTTTTGCCCATGCAGCCTGGTGATGTGCCCGCTACAGCAGCCGATACCTCAGCTCTCGAAGCTTGGACGGGCTTCAAGCCAAACACTCCTGTGAAAGTAGGCGTCTCGCATTTTGTGAGCTGGTACCGCGAATTTTACGGGGCCTAG
- a CDS encoding 3-dehydroquinate synthase family protein has translation MNELLSITTHRHQTNVRFSSVKSNLFVGYSLDSTLFVIDSYFKSSQVAPPNSKVIYVYSTEEAKEFGSFVDYFRQIQSLFSMPPTTVVAIGGGVVQDTASFIAGLIRRGIHFVLVPTTFAAQADSCIGSKVSINLNGLKNQLGFFYPPNDVFIDTSFLQTLPYYEFYTGAGEIIHYLAQKFNSLDPSVVDLLRLFSSNLVSKKVPSNDVISGLILASLNIKKKFIEIDEFDSALRKCLNFGHTFGHAIEMATDFKISHGVAVLIGMEMSLQFSSSILLENTSQLLSEIIQTLLASIPSNINLSGVNISFSKFKSSIQSDKKNRSMSQVGLILFSPSMSLNSSLTDMALLPTETLAVANFATNYFNSSTILNLQP, from the coding sequence ATGAATGAATTGTTAAGTATAACAACTCACAGACATCAAACCAATGTTCGCTTTTCAAGTGTAAAATCTAATTTATTTGTTGGTTATTCTCTTGATTCAACTTTATTTGTTATAGATAGTTATTTCAAATCCTCTCAAGTCGCTCCTCCAAATAGTAAAGTAATATACGTTTACTCTACTGAAGAGGCAAAAGAGTTTGGTTCTTTTGTTGATTATTTTCGGCAAATCCAATCACTTTTTTCTATGCCTCCGACAACAGTCGTGGCTATTGGTGGTGGAGTTGTCCAAGATACTGCAAGTTTTATCGCTGGTCTGATAAGAAGAGGAATTCATTTTGTACTCGTTCCAACTACTTTCGCTGCACAAGCGGATAGTTGTATTGGTAGTAAAGTTTCGATTAATCTAAATGGCCTAAAGAATCAACTTGGATTCTTTTATCCACCTAATGATGTTTTTATTGATACTTCGTTTCTCCAAACTCTTCCTTACTATGAGTTTTATACTGGTGCAGGTGAAATTATCCATTATCTTGCCCAAAAATTTAATAGTTTGGACCCTTCTGTTGTAGATCTGTTGAGATTATTTTCGTCTAATCTAGTTTCTAAAAAAGTGCCTTCAAATGATGTCATCTCAGGTTTAATTCTTGCCTCTCTCAATATCAAAAAAAAATTCATAGAGATTGATGAATTTGACTCAGCTTTAAGAAAATGTTTGAATTTCGGGCATACTTTTGGCCATGCAATTGAAATGGCTACAGATTTCAAGATCTCTCATGGTGTTGCAGTATTGATCGGAATGGAGATGTCACTTCAATTTAGTTCTTCTATTCTATTAGAAAATACATCCCAGCTTCTTTCGGAAATTATTCAAACTTTGCTCGCCTCTATTCCGTCAAATATAAATTTGTCTGGAGTTAATATAAGTTTTTCTAAATTTAAATCCTCTATTCAGAGCGACAAGAAAAATCGTAGTATGTCTCAAGTAGGTCTTATTCTGTTTTCTCCTTCAATGTCTTTAAATTCAAGCTTAACAGATATGGCTTTACTGCCAACTGAGACTCTAGCAGTAGCCAATTTTGCAACAAACTATTTTAACTCTAGCACTATTTTGAACCTCCAGCCATGA